The genomic region TAATTTGCTCAAACTGTGTTCTTTCAGAAAGTAGGTTTGCTTTGTCTTTTTGGCTATAACGCAACACGGCTTTTATTTTTTCAATGGCCGCTGAATAATCTCTTATAAAAGAGGTGTCTTTATTTTTAAGGACCAGTTGCTCTGCAATGATCAACGCATTGGCCTGGGCTTCAGTAAACATCAATGGCGGAATGGTATAACCTTCCATTAGTAGATAGCCTTTACCCTCTTCTGTGATGATGGGTACGCCTGCCTGTTCTAAGGCCCGAATGTCACGATAGATAGTTCTAACGCTTACCGAAAATTTGCTCGCTAAGGCTGTGGCTGTGACTAAGCGTTTTGTTTGCAACTGGGTAAGTATGGCTGTAAGCCGTGAAAGTCTTGTGGTGTCGTTCAAGTTCATTCGATAGTTCGTAGTGCTTTTTTAAGGGCGTACTATAAGTTGCTAAAAGTATTGGGGTTATTTTCTTATAAAACTAACTAAAAATCCTCGTTCCCAATTCTGATTGGTCTTAAAATACTTATAGAAAACTATGATTGTTTTTTGAGTTTTGTTGCTTTTGCTCAGGTTATACGGTTGCGGTATTTGGTGATTTTTGAAGGATATATGTTTCATTTATTTTAGTTTCTTTAGAATAAACTGGTGCGTTACATAGGCTGTAGCTAATGAAATTAAAAGCCCTACCAATGTTCCCCAATATATCCCAACCGAAGTGTACAACAATCTTATGGCGATTATATAAGACATTACGTTTATAAATCCACTTATTAATAATGCTTTTGCTAATCCTATAGCTATCTTTGCACCACGACTCTTATGTAAAATAATGAGAGTGGAAACAAAAACTGCTGGAAAAGAGGCCAAAATCCCTCCAAATAACGGACTTAAAAATTTGGAAGCCAGAACGGCTGCACCAATAATTATCCCTGCAAAAAGGGCTCTTGCTAAAAGATTTAAACCCTTATATTCGGTTTTTTGTCCTACCACCGATAATGCACTGAATGTTTTCTCAAAGAGAATAGTACTTACTATAAGGACTACTATACAAATACCCAGCCCCCAACTAAAGTTATTAAAGTCTAAGAGGATGATAAGATAAGAGATGCCAAACCATACTAATAATGCTGCTCCCATTGATAACCACAAGCCCTTTTTGGATAGCGCTGCATAGACCAACATAAAAGGGCCGTTTGCAGCGAAGGCTAATGGAACAACAGATGTGGATGCTACGACACTTTCCACTCCCTGACTTAAGCCTATAAAAAATAATGCAATCACTACGTTGTCGATGGAATAGCTAGTTATATCGTTTCCTATAAATCCAATAAAAGTTAGTATTATTTTCTATACTAGTGTAAATTAGTACCAATTAATCTAAAACGTGTTAAGCTTGGTGTACCTATACTTAAACTGATATAATTAAATAGTAATGGGAAATAGTTTCATCAAATGGAAAACACTGGTACGATGGTGCGCTATACTTTATGGGGTTTATTCGTTTTTCTTGCTTATCGAAGTGCTGGATTTTCTATCGTTACTTCATACGAAAACTCCAAATCAAACACCTACTTATACACTTATAAACGTAGTGTATGTTATTATAGAAATGATTATCTGTTTGGTAATGACTTTTTATTATGCCGTATTGCCTTTACCCACATTTTCGAAGTCGTATAGAAAAACCTTATATGGTGGACTGTTAGTTTTGGTGTTCCGAATTGTAATGGTGTATTACTTGTACATTTATACAACTCCCGAATATAGATGGGTCCCCTACATTTATAAAACTGCTAATGCACTTAGTGATTTTATGCGAATTGTATTTTTGCCTTTACCGATTATTATGGGGGTAATCGCTTCTTGGTTTTGGTGGAAGAATAGGAAAAATCTACATCCGTAATTAGTTATAAAAAATCACGAATTATAAGTGTAGTCTTTAATGGATCACGACTTATTCCATCTTTTTATAGACTATTTTATAATCGGCTTCTGTATTGGTGCTGTAACCACTTAAAATCAAGGTCTCATTTTCAATTTTTAATTTTTCACAGCGTTGCTCTTCGGTTAAACTAAGGATGATCGTGTTCTTATCAACCTCTTTTATATTATTCACCTGGAAAGGGCATTTATTTGAAATTTCGAATGCTTTGAATGTTGGTGGCTCCACTACTCCTTCTTCTGTGAATTTAACTTCTTGTCCGCTAATTTCCATCATTCGATAAGGATATTCCGATTCTTTCCATTTCCCCTGAATATTTTTAACCACCTCATCTTTATTGAGTGGTGAAGAGAAATTTGCTTCGTCACCTGTTTGTTCGATTGCTGACTCATTTTTAGGGGATTGATGCTCATCAGACGTTTTAGTTGCATCTTTACAAGCGAAAACACATACTAAGAGTAATCCTAAAAGAAACTGTTTTTTATTCATAGCTTGGCTTATAAGTTGTTTTAAATAATAGATCCAACGAAACCATTCGACTTCACTCCACGTGAAATGTTCCAATAAAAATAGTCAAATAAAACTCCTGTAGATCACCAAAATTGTTATTGTTTTCTAAATAGAAAAGCAGGTTCATGTATAGAAACAAGTGGCAACAATTGATTGCCAAATTTTTTAATCTTTTCCAAACCATCCCATATGAGTGTTTTTAAAATTGTCTTCATATTTTAGTCCATAACCAAAAATCCGATCCATTGCAGAATGACCGAATAAGATAACACCGGCCAGGCTTAGCGGTGGTTGATTCCATAAAAACCCCAATAACAGAAGGCTAATTCCTAAAAATTTATGATGAAACAGGTTATAAATCCGAGCGCCTATTTTGGGATTTATCAGGTAGCCCAACATCGACAAATCAGGTAAGAGTAAACAGGCAGGGAACACCCACCAGGCATAATCCAGTTGATTAAACAAGAGAAGGGAAAGTAAAAACTGCCCTACTTCTTCAAGCTTTATAAGATTGCTCATTTTTATCATCCTTGCTACATTTAGTTGTTGAGATCAAAGGTCTTCAACTTAAATTCAGCAGCTCTTGATAAAAATCAAGAATTTTCATTTTGGCGTTTTCGTATTCTACTGAGTGTTTCAGCGGTCATCCCAAGCAAGGAAGCAATGTATTGCAACGGCACTTGATTAAATAATTTTTTATTTTGCTGAAAATACAACTCATATCTTTCTTCTGCGGTCATTGATAAATGAGAAAAAATCCGGTCTTCCATCATCATAAAGCACTTCATTATCAATTGTTTTTCAATCTCATTCCATTTAGGAAATTTCTGGCAAAGTTTAAGGTAATTGGTCTTGGTAATGCTTAGTAATTCGGTTTCTGTAAGGGCCTGTATGGCCCACCGATTGGGCTGATTAAAAAAGAAGCCCATTACTTCTGTGAGTAGAAAGTTTTGGGTAGAAATCCATTGGGTGATTTCCTTGCCGTCAGATAAAGTATAAACTCTAAGAATGCCAGATTTTACAAAACTCAATTTGTCACAAGTTTTATCGGTCTGGGTAAAAAATTCATTTTTCTGAAGTTTTTCTTCCTGAAAATAGGGGCGGATAAAGGCTACTTCCCGGTTTGATAATTGCCCAAAATGTTCTTTTATTAAGGTTTCGAAGTTTTTCACAATCTATTTTTTGTATGCAACGCAAGGTGAGGTTTATGTTATTTCTTTATGTTTTTTAGCCCAGTTTCAAGTTCATTAATTACTGGTTTCAACTGATAACCAATGTGTGTTAATTCATATTCAACACAGGGCGGAACTTCAGCATAAATTTTACGGGTTAAAACTCTATTTTCCTCTAATTTTTTAGTTCTAACGTAAGCATTCTTTCTGTTCTTTCTCAATGCTTTTTAGTTTTTTGAATGTTATTCTTGTTCTCCAGGCTTAAAATTATTTATTGTTTATCGTAATTTATTATAGCGGGTATTTTCGTCATTCCCTTTCGATACTTAGTTTGTGTAGAAAAATCAGCTGCTAAAATTATTTATTCAATTCAAGTAGGTTATAATTTTCCTAAGCTGAAGATCGATCGTGATCTAATCAAATTGCCTTTTAAATTGGAAAGAGAAAAAGAACTTATGTGCCAATAATTTTCCTTCTGTGCCTTCTACCCCATTCTGTCAGATTATCGATAATTGTTCCTAATTTTTTTCCATGTTTGGTAAGTTGATAATGTATGCTTACAGGGTGCGTATCTAAAACTGTTCGTGTTATCAACTGATTGATCTCTAGCTCCTTTAATTCCTTACTCAACATTTTGTTGGATATACCATCTACATCATTCAGAATATCTGAAAACCTTCTTTTGTTATAAAAACAAATGGATGATAGCACCTTTATTTTCCACTTTCCCTGTAGCACATCCATCGTGTCTTGAACGGCCATTATTTCTTCTTTGAATTCGTTTTGGTTGAATTCTTCGCATTCCATTATAAGTTACTCTGTCACTTCAAATTTAGCAGGAATTACAGTATTGGAAAAAGCAATTATTGAAAGTGAAATTAAAATAGATATTCTTTTCTTGATTTGGTTCCATTGAACAAGTAGCGCAAGTCGATTTTGATACACAATTCAACACCAATGTAAAAGGAAGTTTCTTTACGTTACAAAAATTACTCCCTCATATTAAAAATGGGGAAACAATACTATTCACATCATCAACTGTAGCAACAGCTGCGAATGTTGGATCAAGCATATATTCTACCACTAAAGGAGCTCTTAATAAAATTGCCCAAATTGCAGCAAACGAGCTATCTGACAGGAATATTAGGGTAAATATCATGAGTCCCGGACCTTTTCAAACAAAAATTCTTGACAGTGCGGTTCCTACTGAAGAAGCAAAGGACTATGTAGCTTCGGCAACAGCTTTGAAAAGGGTGGGCAATCCTGATGAAATTGCAAAAGCGGTATTATTCCTGGCTTCTGATGAAGCAAGTTTTATTACTGGTACAGAATTATTAGTTGACGGTGGCTACACCACCTTTGCAAGAAAATAAAATAGTGGATTGGCACAGATATCTATTGAAATAAAGTGTACCTGTGCTTTTTAATTAATTGCTGAATGATCTAAAAACCAATGCTATAGTTTAGTAACGCCAAAATGTAGCTGTTAATGGAATAGAGCGGTAATGTGATGAGATACATTTTATACAAAGATTTAGCTATACTATATTCAATGAAATCCCTTTACAATTGTGCCAAATAGGATAATCTTTCAACTACCCTTTAAATTATTTTTAAATAACGTAAAATACTATTTACTTTTATATGTGTATTTGTAAAATATATTTAACGTTATGCCCAGAAGCAGTATTATATTATTACCTAAGAATAAGAAGCTTTTACAAGCTGTAGGAGAAAATATTAAGTTAGCGCGCTTACGCAGGAAACTAACGATGGATCAGGTTTCTGAACGAGCTGGGATTTCCCGTCCCACACTTTCTTCCCTAGAGAAAGGAAGTCCTTCAATTTCTTTAGGTATTATTCTCCAGGTTTTATTAGTATTAGGATTGGAGAAGGATATATTGCTTTTGGCTGACGATGATATATTGGGCAGAAAAATACAGGATGCCGATCTAACCGTAAAGGAACGCGGTCCCAAAAACACCAAAAAATAATGGCATTGGGACGAAAAGAAATATTTGTATATGCACATTGGGATGGAATGGAAGCTTCATTCTTAATGGGGAGTTTATTTGCAACACCCTCTAGAGGGAAAGAAATATTTTCCTTTGAATATGATAAAGGGTGGTTACAATCGGATTATGCCCAAATCATAGATCCAGATTTAAAATTATTCGAAGGAGCCCAGTACCTGACTGATGAGAAATCCAATTTCGGTATTTTCTTGGATTCCTCACCTGATCGATGGGGTCGAGTTCTAATGATGCGTAAAGAGGCTGCTAAAGCTAGGAAAGAAGAACGCCGGCCTAACACTTTAATGGAATCGGATTACCTACTCGGAGTTTATGATAATAACAGAATGGGAGGACTTCGTTTTAAAACAACGTCCGATGGTGCATTTTTAGATGATGATGAAGCGATGGCCGAACCACCTTTTGCTGCACTTCGGGATCTTGAATTTGCCAGCTTACAACTAGAAAAAGAAGATGCCTCAGAAAATCCGGAATACCTAAAATGGCTTAATATGCTAATGGCACCAGGATCTTCTTTGGGAGGTGCAAGACCCAAGGCAAACATTCGGGATACCGAAGGAAGTTTATGGATTGCTAAATTCCCAAGTCAAAATGATCGTCAGGATATGGGCGCTTGGGAAATGCTTGCCTATCGGCTTGCCATTCAATCTGGTATTGAAATGGCACCGTCAAGGGTAGAAAAATTTTCGCATCATCAACATACATTTCTAACACAACGATTTGATCGTAACAACAATGGCACCCGAACGCACTTTGCCTCTGCAATGACCTTATTAGGATATACTGATGGAACGGACTATCAAGATGGGGTTAGTTATTTGGAGCTTGTGGAATTTTTGATGCAGAATGGGGCTAATGTTGATAACGATCTAAAAAAATTATGGAGCCGCATTGTTTTTAATATAGCCATATCAAATACCGACGATCATCTTCGCAATCACGGATTCCTTTTGAGGGATTCGGGTTGGATACTTTCGCCAGCTTATGATATCAATCCAACCCCGAACGGTACTGGCTTGAAACTTAATATTTCAGAAACCGATAATGCGTTGGATTTTGACCTTGTACGAGAAGTAGCTCCATATTTTCGGTTAAAAGAAAAAGAGGCCGATGCTATTATCAATACAATTGGTCAGAATGTAGCCCAATGGGAACAAATAGCGACGAATCTAGGTATTCCAAGAAACGAAATGGAATTAATGAAAAATGCATTTAAGTATTAAAATAGTTCATCCATACTATTTCTTGCTACAAAATAATATCATTTGAAATCAAGGGAAATGTCAAATTGAAAATGTGGTGATTCTGTACTATATGAAATAAAAAAAGGCTTCACATTTCTGTGAAGCCTTGTCATTGCTAGTAGCGGGAACTGGACTCGAACCAGTGACCTTCGGGTTATGAGTTTTCAACCCTCACCCTTCAAAAGCGCCTAAAACACCTGTTTTTCAATGATTTATGATTGGTGTAATTTTTTTTAATATTAAAAAATAAGGCTTGAAACTAATAAATGTTGTACCTATGTTGTACCCATAATTTACTATATTTATAATTCAATGTATTTATTATGGCAACCATTAGAGCAGTTTTACGTAAAAAAAAGAACTCAGAAAATAAATTTCCGATAGCAATTAGGATCACAAAAGACAGAAAAAGTACGTTTCTGGGTACCGGTCAATATATTGAAGAAAAATACTGGGATAAAACAAATAGGTGTGTGAGGAAAAAACATCCTAATGCCAATTACATCAACAATTTTATTATATCGAAAATTGCCGAAGCAAATAAGAAAGTTCTCGAAGCTGAAAGCAGTGAAGAATACCAAAACGTTAGATCCATAAAAAGGAAAATCACACAGAATAAAAAAGTCGATTTTTTTGAAATTGCAGATAAGCATCTGGAAAATTTAAAAAACAGGAATCGACATCATCAATATGATACTGAGGTAGGTCGCTTAAAAAAGCTAAAAAAATTTATAGAGAAAAACGAATTAGGTTTTAATGAGATAACTGTTTCACTTCTTAAAAAATTTGAAGCCTATTTACTTCATAATAAAAAGCGTTCACCGCGTACGGTAGTGAACTATCTGATTTTAATACGAACTATTTACAATCTTGCCATATCTGAATCTTTAGTTGACAGAGGTATGTATCCCTTCGGAAAAGGAAAAATTCAGATCAAAATTCCAGAAACCCAGAAAATTGGTTTAAACCTTAAAGAGATACAACGCCTGGAAAATGCCGCCGATCTGACAGAACCTCAGCAAAAAGCCGTGCATGTATGGCTTATCAGTTTTTATTTTGCCGGGATCAGGGTAGGTGATGTATTAAAATTAAAATGGTCAGATTTTAATGATGGAAGGTTAATGTACCGAATGAACAAAAACAGTAAATTGGTAACCCTTAAAACACCAGAAAAGGCTGAGGCTATATTCAAACAGTATCGAAAGAAAGATTCCCTACAGGATTTAATTTTTGATTATCTCAAAGACACAGACCTATCAGATACCCATAGAGTTTCTATTAGAACCCAAAGTGTAAACAGAAACCTAAACCGGCTCCTAAAAAGGGTGGCATCAAAACTAAAGATCAAGAAAAAAATGAGCATGCACATTGCGCGGCACAGCTTTGGGAATATTTCTGGGGATAAAATCCCAATTCAAATGCTGCAAAAGCTTTACCGTCATTCATCGGTGACTACCACCATAAATTATCAAGCGAATTTTATTCATAAGGAAGCTGATGATGCATTGGATAGTGTAATCAATTTTTAAATTTAGGTGATGGCAATTACCTAAATTTTTTGAAAGGTGCCGGTGACCTCAGTAGTATCTTTCCATTTCCAAGAATATCTTCTGCAAATACAGATGCGGGAGAGATTAATTTCAGGGTTATTAAAGATATATTCAGTAATGGATTAACAGAAAATCTGCTAATTATGTCCGTCAATTTTTTTAAATATTTCTGGCATTGACTCTTCATCAATTGCTTTCATATCTATTAATTTCAGAGATTTTACCATTCTCTGGGTATTGGTTTTATAATATTGAAAATGCGGTGCTTCCAAATGAGACTCGTATGCTTTTTTATCAGCATAAATTTCTAAAATCCTTATTTGGTTAGGGTTTTCCGTTTGATACATGGGGAAAATTGAAACGACCCCGGGCTCCACCCTAACAGAGGCCTCAGCTTCTTCTTTCAAAATTTCCTTATATTCCTCTATGTACTCAGGATAAATTTCTAATTCTGCTATTCTGATGAGCATTTCCTTAGAGCTGAAGGCATCTTTACTTACATTATTTTCTTTGCAAGATGAAAAACATAGTATGATTGTTAAGAAAGCAAGCTGGATTTTTAATGACTTCATAACTCCCATTTTTATTTATTATATCTCCCTTAGATTTCTATATTCTCACTGGTTAAAAACCAATTTAGAAAAAATTAAGTTTCCCAGCTTGTAATATACAGTTATTTAAAAGTCCTTTATATTTGAATTCAAGTTGAAGATAGCGGTTAAGGAGTGGCCAACACCTTGCAGATGATGGGGGCGACTTGCGGCTGATAAAGACGGCGTTATCTAATATTAATCTGCAAATAAGTCCCGTATGAGGCGGGGCTTATTTTATCCAGCGCTGAGGCGAGAGTTTCTAGCATATTATATATCTTACCAAGGTACATAAGTGAACCACCCGGAAAAGGAAATTCAGTAATTAAAACTTTACACGATTCTTTATGGTTTTTCAAGTGTTAGGCAAGATTTTATTGCTCTGGTTCTCTCGGCCTTTTTAGTGAAGACTATAATGTATATCTCCCTTCATAATTTTTGGTATGTTTGTGACCTCTGAGCTGCTATAAATAATTGATACTAAAAATTTGCATATACATTCGTCCGTACCACCAACAGGAAGGCTTACTTCCTAGTATCATTCTTTTTCATTCGCAAGTCAGTTATTTTCCACAATTGATAGTCCATTTTATACATAGATTTAAATGCTAAACATATTTCCGAAATCATTTTACTGAAATCCTCGTCAGGCTTCCATTTAACTTTGAAGTTTCCAATATCTATGTCATTATGTTTTTCTGTATGCGATAAAAAGAATTTTCTAAACATTAAGAACAATGTATCTTTGTAAGTATGAAATAATTCAGGATATTTTCTTTGCACATCGATTGAGAAAAATGAATTTTCCTCATACTCAAATCCACTGAATTTTTTTAGCTTAAAAAGTTCTAGCCAAAAAGAATCGCTCATATTTTTCAGGTTATCAGCATGAAGAAATGATGTTGTTAAGTAAATCCCTTCTAAATCAGTTGCTAAATAATAAGTGCCGCCAGTCTTTTTTGATTCAATTATTAATGATGGTCCATATAAATTCACGTACATTTTACTTGTATCAAAGTCATCTTTAAAATTTCCATATTCTATAGCCAAATCAGCAATTTCCCCAAGTATGCCAGAAGTTTCGTAAGTCAAATTTGTTAACTCTTCCTCACTTTGGTTCTCCATATCAAATAAAGAGTTCCTTTGCCGGTTCAAAACTTCAATCCAGCGGTCGAAATTCTTAAAATCACCTTTAATTATATTATTTAATCGATTATTCATTGAATATTAAATTGGTTAGGAGTAATTAATATTAGTGCGTTAATAAACTTAACATCCTGTCATTTACTGACTCAAGTTGGTTGGATTGAATGCGAATACCAAATATGCTCCGTTTACCGTTATTATAATTCCTAATAATATGGGACATTAAGTTCATCTTTTAGAGAAAGAATTTCATCTTCTATTTCTCGAATTTCTTTTCTAAGAATATTGATATTTTCCTTACGTTTATCGCATTCTTCTTCTAAGGTTGCAATTTTTTCAAGTTTAGAATTGTGATTATCAATTAAAAATTTATTCCTCTCAATTTCCTCAAATAAATATTGCTGATAACCCTCTACATAGCTACCATATTCATCCTCGGACAAATATTCCCACTTTTTACTTTTTTTTGAAATAAGATATTTCTTCAATGTCTCAAATGAAAAATTGAAATAAAAATTATCAAGGAAATCTACGAGGTCTATAGACAAAGTAGGCTTTTTGATTCGTGATAATTTTTTCTTCTTATCATCATCTATAGAGTTCGAAAAGAATGGTTCAATAAAATACTCTTTATCACCAACGGTCGCTACAATGTCAATTCTAACCTTCCCCAGCTCGGTATTATACTCCTTTTCGGTTTCTATTCCTTCTATTGCTAAATTTTTACTATCAGTTAGATTTGCTGTATCCGTCCGAGCCAGTGTTTTTAGAAGTTATGGATTCTGGTCATTTCTAGTAGAGATATATTCCCCATCATTCCCTTCCTTATCTATCCCTGCCATCTATAAAACTCTACTGGGTTTCAAAGCTCTGAATAAAGCTAAGAATACCTAAAAGGATTATTCCTTTGTTCTCCCGATCCATATTGATTAGTACTGGTCTGTTATTATATCTGAAGAGCACAGCTGTCCACAAGGATTTAGATTGGAGATTCTGCAATGTATCTGTATAAATCTTTTCTCTGGATTCTTCGGGTTCTCCTTCACTATAATCAAGCATATGCTTATTACCCCTTTGAAGCTTTTCGAACTGGGCCTGGGTCACTTTCCTTTTGGGAAGATTTTCGTTTGATCCAAAATACTCCCATATTAAAAAATAAATTTTCATTATTTCTTCCAACTCCTGCGGGGAAACATCTGCTCTGTAACCTAGAAGAACGGTTAGGAAGA from Zunongwangia profunda SM-A87 harbors:
- a CDS encoding helix-turn-helix transcriptional regulator, with the translated sequence MNLNDTTRLSRLTAILTQLQTKRLVTATALASKFSVSVRTIYRDIRALEQAGVPIITEEGKGYLLMEGYTIPPLMFTEAQANALIIAEQLVLKNKDTSFIRDYSAAIEKIKAVLRYSQKDKANLLSERTQFEQIKSLERNSSNLSDLQFALTNFLQTKIDYINAEGKTTTRIIEPFALLSTENWLLLAKCRLRKEFRYFRLDRIKKLQLLTEKFEPHQMTLQEFFDKNHDQ
- a CDS encoding DUF4260 domain-containing protein, producing MSNLIKLEEVGQFLLSLLLFNQLDYAWWVFPACLLLPDLSMLGYLINPKIGARIYNLFHHKFLGISLLLLGFLWNQPPLSLAGVILFGHSAMDRIFGYGLKYEDNFKNTHMGWFGKD
- a CDS encoding Crp/Fnr family transcriptional regulator — its product is MKNFETLIKEHFGQLSNREVAFIRPYFQEEKLQKNEFFTQTDKTCDKLSFVKSGILRVYTLSDGKEITQWISTQNFLLTEVMGFFFNQPNRWAIQALTETELLSITKTNYLKLCQKFPKWNEIEKQLIMKCFMMMEDRIFSHLSMTAEERYELYFQQNKKLFNQVPLQYIASLLGMTAETLSRIRKRQNENS
- a CDS encoding winged helix-turn-helix transcriptional regulator, whose amino-acid sequence is MRKNRKNAYVRTKKLEENRVLTRKIYAEVPPCVEYELTHIGYQLKPVINELETGLKNIKK
- a CDS encoding winged helix-turn-helix transcriptional regulator — translated: MAVQDTMDVLQGKWKIKVLSSICFYNKRRFSDILNDVDGISNKMLSKELKELEINQLITRTVLDTHPVSIHYQLTKHGKKLGTIIDNLTEWGRRHRRKIIGT
- a CDS encoding SDR family NAD(P)-dependent oxidoreductase, encoding MEQVAQVDFDTQFNTNVKGSFFTLQKLLPHIKNGETILFTSSTVATAANVGSSIYSTTKGALNKIAQIAANELSDRNIRVNIMSPGPFQTKILDSAVPTEEAKDYVASATALKRVGNPDEIAKAVLFLASDEASFITGTELLVDGGYTTFARK
- a CDS encoding helix-turn-helix domain-containing protein, which translates into the protein MPRSSIILLPKNKKLLQAVGENIKLARLRRKLTMDQVSERAGISRPTLSSLEKGSPSISLGIILQVLLVLGLEKDILLLADDDILGRKIQDADLTVKERGPKNTKK
- a CDS encoding type II toxin-antitoxin system HipA family toxin, translating into MALGRKEIFVYAHWDGMEASFLMGSLFATPSRGKEIFSFEYDKGWLQSDYAQIIDPDLKLFEGAQYLTDEKSNFGIFLDSSPDRWGRVLMMRKEAAKARKEERRPNTLMESDYLLGVYDNNRMGGLRFKTTSDGAFLDDDEAMAEPPFAALRDLEFASLQLEKEDASENPEYLKWLNMLMAPGSSLGGARPKANIRDTEGSLWIAKFPSQNDRQDMGAWEMLAYRLAIQSGIEMAPSRVEKFSHHQHTFLTQRFDRNNNGTRTHFASAMTLLGYTDGTDYQDGVSYLELVEFLMQNGANVDNDLKKLWSRIVFNIAISNTDDHLRNHGFLLRDSGWILSPAYDINPTPNGTGLKLNISETDNALDFDLVREVAPYFRLKEKEADAIINTIGQNVAQWEQIATNLGIPRNEMELMKNAFKY
- a CDS encoding site-specific integrase — its product is MATIRAVLRKKKNSENKFPIAIRITKDRKSTFLGTGQYIEEKYWDKTNRCVRKKHPNANYINNFIISKIAEANKKVLEAESSEEYQNVRSIKRKITQNKKVDFFEIADKHLENLKNRNRHHQYDTEVGRLKKLKKFIEKNELGFNEITVSLLKKFEAYLLHNKKRSPRTVVNYLILIRTIYNLAISESLVDRGMYPFGKGKIQIKIPETQKIGLNLKEIQRLENAADLTEPQQKAVHVWLISFYFAGIRVGDVLKLKWSDFNDGRLMYRMNKNSKLVTLKTPEKAEAIFKQYRKKDSLQDLIFDYLKDTDLSDTHRVSIRTQSVNRNLNRLLKRVASKLKIKKKMSMHIARHSFGNISGDKIPIQMLQKLYRHSSVTTTINYQANFIHKEADDALDSVINF
- a CDS encoding putative quinol monooxygenase, translating into MKSLKIQLAFLTIILCFSSCKENNVSKDAFSSKEMLIRIAELEIYPEYIEEYKEILKEEAEASVRVEPGVVSIFPMYQTENPNQIRILEIYADKKAYESHLEAPHFQYYKTNTQRMVKSLKLIDMKAIDEESMPEIFKKIDGHN